In one window of Deinococcus terrestris DNA:
- a CDS encoding M42 family metallopeptidase produces MSFDLPATVDLLLRLLNTPSPTGFTEGAIQLLEAELDTLGVPHSRTKKGALTWEVAGTGAGHTTFSGHVDTLGAMVKEIKDTGRLRLAMLGGYDWATVEGAYVQVHTQGGAALTGTVVNTLQSTHVHGPALRELRREQSVMEVRLDARTASPEETRALGVEVGDFVSFEPRALLTDAGYIKGRHLDDKAAVAVFVGVTRALLGAPPVRTVAFHITTYEEVGHGAATGIPPHTDELIAVDMAAVGEGQTSSEHHVTLCVADSGGPYDHALGNRLRESARWAGLELRVDLYPYYASDGTAAWRAGGDYPVALIGPGVDASHAYERTHTDALEATARLMLAHVQAG; encoded by the coding sequence ATGAGCTTTGACCTCCCCGCCACCGTGGACCTGCTGCTGAGATTGCTGAACACCCCCAGCCCGACCGGATTCACTGAGGGGGCGATTCAGTTGCTGGAGGCCGAGCTGGACACCCTCGGCGTCCCGCACAGCCGCACGAAGAAGGGAGCGCTGACCTGGGAGGTCGCGGGAACGGGCGCGGGCCACACCACCTTCAGCGGCCACGTGGACACGCTGGGGGCGATGGTCAAGGAGATCAAGGACACGGGCCGCCTGCGCCTCGCCATGCTAGGGGGCTACGACTGGGCGACGGTGGAGGGAGCATACGTTCAGGTCCACACTCAGGGCGGTGCGGCCCTCACCGGCACCGTCGTGAACACCCTCCAGAGCACCCACGTCCACGGCCCCGCCCTGCGCGAGCTGCGGCGCGAGCAGAGCGTGATGGAGGTCCGGCTGGACGCCCGCACCGCCTCCCCGGAGGAGACGCGGGCACTTGGGGTCGAGGTGGGAGATTTCGTGAGCTTCGAGCCCCGCGCCCTGCTTACGGACGCCGGGTACATCAAGGGCCGTCACCTCGACGACAAGGCCGCCGTCGCCGTCTTCGTGGGCGTGACCCGCGCCCTGCTGGGGGCACCGCCCGTCCGCACGGTCGCCTTCCACATCACCACCTACGAGGAGGTCGGGCACGGGGCCGCGACCGGCATCCCGCCCCACACCGACGAGCTGATCGCGGTGGACATGGCCGCCGTGGGCGAGGGCCAGACCAGCAGCGAGCACCACGTCACTCTCTGCGTGGCCGACAGCGGTGGGCCGTATGACCACGCGCTCGGGAACCGCCTGCGCGAGTCGGCGCGGTGGGCCGGGCTGGAGCTGCGGGTGGACCTCTACCCCTACTACGCCTCGGACGGTACGGCGGCGTGGCGGGCGGGCGGCGACTACCCGGTCGCCCTGATCGGCCCCGGCGTGGACGCCAGCCACGCCTATGAGCGCACCCACACGGATGCGCTGGAGGCCACCGCCCGGCTGATGCTGGCGCACGTGCAGGCTGGATAA